GACCATGATAGATGTGAGTATCCTCCcgagggagcaggagctgggccacgtttctgtttcttttggcCACCATCTACTCATTTCAGAGCTGAGGATCTGCTCCCCAGCCTGCTCTGACAAGGCCCGGGTTTGCTGCTTGGGGAGTGGAAGAACACCTTGCCCTGCTGAGCCCTCACCTTGGAGGATGGAAACACAGCAGCACTTTTCCTTTAAACTCCCTGAAGGGTGGAGAgcctcacttttttttcttcaataaagCAGGAAATCAAATGCCAAGCGCTGGCTTCTGCAGCTAATCCTGTTAGTTGTGGCAGTGGGTTGTAAAAATGGGCAGATTCTTTTTGGCTTAAAAAGCTGTAATGCTTTTTGTCTTTTGTCATAGCTTAATTTTCTGCCCATAATCTGGTTAGGGCTGGATGTGAATGAGAGCATTTTGTGTGCTGAAGTGGGAGTTGTGCACATGGCCCATCCCATTTACAACTTCTCCCTGGGTCCTCCTGTCCTGAGGTActgctgggcatctccctgTGACTTCACCATTTCTTGTCATTATGTGAGGGCCCTTTTCTGCTCCTAGCagtggcagccacagctgtgggatctcaggatggtttgggtgtcCTTGCAGTGtcccctcctgcagctctggccagtGAGGTGCTGAACCAGGAGCCTTTCATGGAGTGATCTCCCCTCCTGTGCCACTTTCTCTTGTACACGGAAGtgttttcctcacaggagcagGAGTGGGACTCGTGGCTGTGAGTAATCCTTGTGGCActtccagcagctctgagagcttGTCCCAGTGAAGGGAAGGACATGTCTGAAAAGCTGTTTGAAGCTGTAGGCTCAGGGCCACTGTGTCCAACAGTGGAGTCAGCTGGGACGTGTCAGCTCCCCTGGCTGTTCCTCCAGAGCGGTCTCGGGGGCTGTGTAAAGCAAAACAGAGAAGCACATTGAGGCTTCAgactcctgctgccagggcaagAGCTGCCATATCCTGGCTAATTAAGTTCTTGTTAGGATTTTGGCCTGACTGCTGGCTGCTGTGACTGCAGCCAAAGCAAGCTCAGCTCAGCTTTGTCTGCCCAGCCAGGCTTTGTGAGCTGCCCAGCCTGGGTCACTGCACAGCCGCATCTCCCCGGCCCCGGTTGCCATGGAGgctttaaagaaaatgaagtgAAGTGTAGCTGAGGCTGAGCTGGTATCCAGcagggcactgcccagcccTGACTCGCTGCAAGCTGGGCcctgggggtcacctgggcCTTGGAAACTCCTTGTCCTGGTCCCTGGGACCGTGTGATGTGTGGATCCCTCGGGGATGCTGCGTGTCCCTCGTGCTCCTTTGTCTCTGTTCTTTGTCAGGTGGGCAGGCTGGGGGGACTTGTGGTTCTTCCCAGCTGAAAGCCCTTCCCCATTCCATattcccttccctggctgcTCAGCTGGAAGTGCTCCCTTTAATCCCATCTCCCACCACTTTTTGGGAGGAGGATTTTGGAATGGAGATTTTCCTGTATGAGACACGCCGGTGTTGGCGATTACAGTGGCTCAAAGTTTGGGAGCCTGTGGGGTCCCCCTGCTTGTGGGTGCTGCTTTGGGGTGGGAGGAGAGGCAGGGTGGTGACCCCACAAGGGCAGTGCTAGGAAACGGGGCTGGGGGAATGTTTTATTCCCAGGGATGATCCGTACGGCTCTCTCTGCTCCCACTGCTTGGCAAAAATGTTGTTgtagcactgggagcagcctgagACACCCAAGCTctctccctgtgctggcagatattttcctctcaccatcctcccagcagctgctggcttgGCTCCTGATTCCTGTGTTAATTGAACAACCCTCCCACCTCCAATGGAAAGGCAAAGCCCTGGGATGCTCCAGAGCCAAACACTTCACCCACCCTGGCCTGGGCAGCCCGACAAGCCTGGGCTTTGCTTTTTATGCTGCTGCTGAGGGGTAGAAACAGCACAGTGGcgttttcccttttgttctgtgCCCCTGCTTTGTGGCTGCATGGAAATGTCTCCTGGAAATGTCTCCTGGAAGTGTCTGTGTCTCCAGGCCGTGCAGGCGCCGGGGCAGGGCCTgggggggctctgcagggccagCCAGGCCCGTTCCCCTCGCAGGGGCAGGACAGGGAGGGCTGCCAGCACCTTTCACGGGCCACTGGGCTTTGCAGAGCtgtgtgggagcagggaggctTCTTCCCGAGCTTCCCTGGAGAGCAGCGTGGGGGGAGATGCTGTTGGAGAGTTCCAGGGCACCTCTGGGCTGCAGGATGGGAAAAGTTTCCAAACAGCCATCGATCCATCGATTTAGGAGGCATTAGGGCCTTAAATTaaaggcattttttttctttttggtaaatTGATTTTTGCTTCCATGCATTTTTTATGAGCTTTGAGGCTCTGTCTCCTTCCAGATTCCCCTCTCAGTATCCTTCTTCTTGCTTTATATCTAACAGTCAGAACCATGTTATCATTTACTTATTCCCCTCCTTTTCTAATGTTCCAGTTCTTTGTTGCCTGGTATTCATTCCCGAGGTGGGAGCTGCTTCtccccaggctgcagggagaTGTTTGGAATTGCAGATGTGTTGCTTCACAGCAGCACGGAGCCCTGCCTCTCCAGCCAGCAGATCTGCTGTGGGTGCAGGAGGGAAGGTGTCACCTCAGGCAGGTTCTGAGCCCATCCTCCCCTGGTTCACAGCTTCCCCCATCTTCTGGCTGATTTGTGAGGCTGGAGCAAAGTCCTGATGtgcaggaggggctgggtgCTGTGCACACACTGAGCCAGGCTccggggctgcagcagctccttcatGTTTTACCCACTGACCTTTCCAGCCAGGAATTCAAGCTGaacttcccattttccctgctcaGGGCACAGAGGGCTGCAGCACACATCCTCTCGCTCCTCTAGACACGGAATGGGTTTGATTCTTGGCATTACTCGTTGACAAGCCAGGCTCTGTTCTTCTTGCTTTTCTAAACCATCTGTGCAGGGATGTGTTTGCTGTAAGCTGTGTTTCCATGTGTGCTTTGGAGCTGAGGTACTCGTTTGGATGCCTTGGAAAGGGCTGATTCTGGGAAGTGAAATGCTGAGCACTTCTAGGAACAGGGTCTTTTATGTTCTCTAATGTGGCAATTGGAAGTCGTTAATTGCTGGGAAATGTGGTTTCTGTCAcggagctgctgcctgggcacTGAGCAGGCCCCAGGTGTGGTGGCCATCCTTGCCAAGGGACCTTTGAACCTTTTCTCCTTAAAACAGGAACCAGGCAGAAAAATGTCTTACATGGATATTTGTAGCAGCAGCCTCGGGGTGATACAGACTTGCTCGTTTTCCAGGCGTGTTTTTAGGTTCCTCAGTGCCTGTTCCATGTTTTGAAAtgggatttcaccccaaaatccagcctgtgctggtgggaAAAGGCCATCCCAGCTCAGCTGCCTTCCAGCCAGTTGTTTTGTTCTACCGTGGGGTTTTATCACAGGGCTCTGGACTTTCCCACAGTGGCTGTTGATTGGGATCTTGCTTTGCCAGGAGCTGTCAAAATGTTGTAACTCTGCCCACACGAGGAATGGCTGCTCCCTGAGTCACAGGCTTTGGGATGATGTTACCCTCTAGTGGCCTTTGGAGAGGGAGTTGGGAGTGACTGCTCCAAAACtgagctgcctgctgggctggggcatcCTGGGGCAGGGATGTTGTTTGTCATGAAGGGTTTCTCCACCAGCAGTTGCCCAGATCCAGATCCCAAAGGACTGGTGACTCCTGCGTCCCCTGACCACGCTGCTGTGGAATCCCAAAGCCTGCACATGCCCCACCTGCTCTGGGCTTCACTCCAGTGCTGAGGGGCCCTTCTGCTGCCCTCTCTGCTCATTTTCCTCCTTGCACAGCCCAGGTGAATTCCCAGGTTAAAGATTTATCCCTGCAGTTCCAGGTGTGATGGCCGAGGTGCCCAGCAGCGACTCTGTGCTTGGCCAAAGTGCACTTGGATGGGGGTGATGACTCCACTTGTGTTGCCTGGGTACTCCCAGGATCACACAAACGCCCTGTTTATCTCTGGCCGAGACAAAACCCTCACGGATGGCCTCTGGCAGTGAACAGGGAATAACCCAAGACAAAAGCAGTGACAGAAGATCCTTGAGCTGACCCCActcccctctgtgctgctcaggAATTGCATCTCTCAGCTCCAGCCCTTTCTCCAAACCAGTGGCCCTCTCCTGCCTGTCCTTCCGTGCCAGCAAGTCCAGGTTATTCTGCCCTGTTCTTGTTCATGATTTTCCCAGCGATGATCCCCAGCCCTCTCCCgtctccatccctccctgcccacatGGCCTCGTTCCTGCTGCTCCACCCATTTATAGTGGCACTATTCCTTCTGATTCATCTGAAAATCAGTTCCTCCTGGAGATTTCACTCAGTGCAGCGTGTTCAGACCCTCCTGTCCTGCTCATTTAGCCGGCAAAGTGACACAAGGTTAGATAGGACCTGCCAGGGGATGGTCACACCCTTTCTGGCAGCCTTCAGCAAATCCCTTTCCAAATCTCAGCCACCTGAGCAATTAGCACTGCTGCTGAGATTCGTGCTCATCAGTCCTGCACGTACCTCTGGGCCCTTTGTATTCCAGCTGGGAGAATGTCCTTTATCTACACCGGGAGCTTTGCCTCTGTGTTTTATGATCAGGGAACCCTGGAGGCGGCTGTGCATTAATGGCTCCACAGCATTAATGGTTGTGGAGGTGACAGGACTGAGTTTAACCAAGCCAGGACACCATGGGAAGTGCTGGTCCAAAGAGCAAGAGCTCGGAAAGCTCTGGATCCTAAAGGACGGGGCAAATTGCCAGTTAGGGCTGAGGAAAATGTCAGCAGGCAGTGACAGATCGGTGGCTTGCACACCCCTAGGGTGAGTTGCCCACTCTGGTGTTCCCTGTGGCACAAAGTGATCTTTGGTTCGTGTGTCCTGGGAGCTCTTTGGTGGCCACGGTGCCTCCTCTGAGCTGCTGGCGCTCTGACAGGCAGGATCTGGGGATTTCCTCGTTAACGAGCTGACCTAATTACCTGCTGTTAGTGCCCTGCCAGCTGCCCAAAGCCCGGAGTGCTCGGTGCTCGACAGAACCGCAGGCTCTGTCTCCTGCCTGCGGGGAGGGGGTTTGCTCTCCCTTAATTTGGGATTTACCCTCACAGTTGCCCCTAAAACAATCAAGTCCATTCGTTTCTGCTCACTCTGGGTGTCTGTGCAGCCCTTGCCCCTGTGACTGCAGCCCCCAGCTCAGGTGTGGGGTGTATGAGCAATTCCCTCTCCGGGTGTTCCTGGGAATtgccaggggacagggactggaACTGATATCCCAGGCTTTGGGCACACGAGGGGCAAATCAAGGGgtgccaggcagggctgctgggcttaatttcttcttcttttctctcccctcaGGTCAATGTGATGGCTGTGAGCATCTGCACCCGGGAGGCCTACCAGTCCATGAAGGAGAGAAACATCGACGATGGGCACATAATTAACATTAACAGGTGAACAAAAGGGGCTGTAGGATCAGCCTCGGGGgcttcctgctcttccctgcagcacagagggGATTTAAGCACTTTGTGGGGTCAGCTATGggggcctcctcctcctccctgccttaCAGGAAGGATTTAAGCACTGGAGTTTCAGGCTTGCTGTGGTGCTGATGGGGTTTTCCAAGGATTGTGGTGGTTGATACTTCAAACTTGATCCTTGCTGGTCTAAAGCAAGGAAGACCaaaccagagagaaaaagatAATACCAGTCACTTGTGACGGGGCAGGGCTGACAATTGATTTCTGGAGCTGGTCAGGAAATTTGAGTCGTGTTGAGAGGAGCTTGTGGTGTGTTCCctgctgcaggccccgtgtcaGCTTCTCTGTGGGTTTATTGTGATGCTCTGGGTGTCCTGCTGGTCcctccagccctgtccctgtgctctcCCCCCAGCATGAATGGCCACAGCGTGGTGCCCCAGTCCGTGGTGCATTTTTACAGTGCCACCAAGTACGCGGTGACAGCGCTGACCGAGGGGCTGCGGCAGGAGCTGCGGGAGGCCAAGACCCACATCCGAGCCACAGTGAGTGCTGAGGGCCCCCTGCTTCCCTCTGCCCTGGTGGGAGGCAGGTTTCATGGGTCAGAGCTTTTCCCTTTGGGAAAGAGCCAAGGGGATGCAAAAATAGTGCTCAGCACACTGGGAATGGCCTAGAAATCCtgtgggaagctgtggctgtcttTGCCAGGCAGGTTGGGGCACAGGGCCGTGTCTgggaagggattttttgggtgcaCAAAGTGGGCAGGTGCTTGTTGGGGGGGGTCACATCAACAGAGGGAGGCACTCAGCTGGGCTCTCTGCTCTCAGACAGagcttttccatgtttttctttgcttctctgcctctggggtgTGAACAGGCAAGTACCCACCAGAGATACCTGCCACAACAATCATTAAGGCAAAGCCTGCTCACTTCAACTATTCCCTTAAAAAAATGAGTGGGAAAGGAGAATAAcagaaaaatgaatgtttttctgtttgtttttttttttttgctttttctaaaaagttttctctcctttttttttttttttattcttttactaaAGGGGAATTACGAATCCTATTAGGATGTGCTCTGCTTTTTTCCAGTGCATATCTCCAGGACTGGTGGAAACAGGATTTGCTTTTAAACTTCACGATAACGACCCCGAGAGAGCTGCTGCAACCTATGAGAGCATTCGGGTAGGACTTGGAGGAATGGAAACAGGGAAGTGGCTCTGATTATAATTGAACAGTCTTTGTCCTGGCTAATGGTTCCAGCCCAGTGCTCTCCAATCTCAGCCCTCAAACCTCAAATTTTGCTCTGGTATTTATTTGCACACTGTGTAGGTTTCCGTTTGGGTTCAATTTCCAGCTCcttacatttttccttttattttgatGCTCCTGTAAATAAGTATCAGTCAGCTCTGCCATTTTGCCGGCTGTGACTTCTTCATTGCTCAGGAGGTGTGACAAACAGAGGtgccagcacaaggagaagTGTTCTCTTGCAGGTGGCATGGGATTTCCTGTGGGAATTCCTGATAAGGATGGCAGTGCCTGCCCTGGCAGAATTACTGTGCCAGCAGTGAGGTTATTCACAGCAATCAAAGAATTATCAGCACCAGACACATCCTTTGTTAAATTTTTAATGGATTTGGTATTTCCTGCTTGCTTGTGCCTTCTGGACATGCCCCAGTGACACTGTCTGACCTCATTATGGAtgggcaggagaggagggatCTCGTGGGGAACTTTCTGTGGTGCCCTTTGACCGAGAGCCCCTTTGCTGTCGTTGCAGTGTCTCAAGGCTGAAGACATGGCCAATGCTGTCATCTATGTGCTCAGTGCCCCTCCTCACGTACAGGTAGGCTGGGGCTGAGGCTGGAGGGGCTGAAGGctgccctggcctggctgatCCGCCGCTGGATCAGCTGGGAGCTTAGGGAGCCTGTGCTGGGGATTAGCAGGGATCACGTTTGTTTACACTTCCCGGGTGGCAGCTCTGGGATTGCTCTGAGATGGCACTGCAGGGGCTCTGGGATGGCACTCTCAGGCTCTTCACATCCCTATGGATCCAGCAAAGGCTGAGCTGACTCTGAtgcttcccccagagggtgctgggcactgcccaggctacccagggaatgggcacattcccaaggctgccagagctccaggagcatctGGACAACGctcccagggtgggattgttggggtgtctgtgcagggtcagggcttggactggatgatccctgtgaGTCCCTCCCAggtcaggatattctgtgattccatgatcctaGAAAAGGACTGTGCAAGGCAGGGGGAATGTGAGGGGTAGGGGGCACGCTCTGCCCTTTGGACGGTGCCATCTGAGATTTGCTGAGAGTCTTGGGTCCTGCCAGTTGCCAGCTGACGTGTTGGACCTTCTCCCCTCAGTGTGGGATGCTTGTGCTGCCAGAGGGACTCCCCTCCTGAGAGACAAGAAATATTTGGCCAGCTttgggctggaggcagcagcagcaggagcagagctggtgttCAGCACGTGCAGCAGCAGAGTTCCTGTTGTGAAAGCAGACTTTGATCATGAGGGGTTCCACAGCGTCTCGTGTGAACTCTGCTCCCTGGAGCAAGACGTGTTCCCTGACACTGCATCCCTGGGGATAACTGGCTTTGCTTGgcttaaaaagataaaagatcCTGCACCTTTTCTGTGCATATTTGAGCTTTTACCCCCTGCTAAAGGCAAAGCAGGTCCATTCACCCCTGCTTTCCTCACACCTCACTTAATCAGGCTGGTTCCTGCTcacaggctggggcagcagAGAAGTGCCCAGTGCAGAGTTCAGTGCACAATTCCATTCATGTTGGTCTCTTGCAGATCGGGGATATACAGATGAGGCCCACGGAGCAGATCTCGTAGCaggggaggaggatgaggaggaccaTGAGCAGCACTGTGTCCACTCCACTTGGAACCCTCTGGCAGCCCAGGGTTCCCTCGGCTGGCTGGCAACGTTTTAATCAAGTACCAAGGATCGTGTttgaagaattatttttctctccctctctctgagctggtgctggtgctgagccagtttgaagaaagaaaaaccacaaaCTCGCAGTGGGTCTCTTTCACCCCCACTCCTTTCTGAAACTGCTTAAGagtaaaaatgtatttgaaaataatgcagggaaGTGGTTAGTGGAAGATTGTTTGTCTCCAGGCTGGtttattcttccttttgctttcttttcaagGTTTGTTTGATCTTAGTTGCTGATGCTGTGTGTGGACCTAGGTGAAGTGGCACAAGATGTTTGCCAGCTTCAGTGTGCTTAGGGTTTGAGATTTTCAGTGGATGTCATACGTGAATCCATCTaatattttgggtttattttcatCAGGTTGATTACTGATGGTGATGATGCATGggatattttctatttcttttatatTCCACTGCCCTAACCCCAGTGTACAACcgcccccagccctcctttccccctcacATGAATCATGCCTGCCAAGTTTGAGGAAGTATAAATGTGTGTGCttgatatttctctttttttctaggTAGGTAAATAGTTGGAGGAAAAGCACCTGTCCTTGTGCAGGTTAGGATGATAATCTAAGTGGCATAGTTACAGTAAGAGTGAGTTGTttggtatttttaataaaaactaaACGTGTGCTGTCTTGTGATCACCTCTATCCTTGGTATCATCTCCCAGCACTCTCGATGTTCTG
This region of Aphelocoma coerulescens isolate FSJ_1873_10779 chromosome 19, UR_Acoe_1.0, whole genome shotgun sequence genomic DNA includes:
- the DHRS11 gene encoding dehydrogenase/reductase SDR family member 11 — encoded protein: MERWTGRVALVTGASVGIGAAVARALVQHGMKVVGCARSVDKIEKLAAECQSAGYPGTLIPYKCDLSNEEEILSMFSAIKTLHQGVDVCINNAGLARPEPLLSGKTEGWRTMIDVNVMAVSICTREAYQSMKERNIDDGHIININSMNGHSVVPQSVVHFYSATKYAVTALTEGLRQELREAKTHIRATCISPGLVETGFAFKLHDNDPERAAATYESIRCLKAEDMANAVIYVLSAPPHVQIGDIQMRPTEQIS